A DNA window from Pseudoalteromonas rubra contains the following coding sequences:
- a CDS encoding RNA polymerase sigma factor has translation MPQSCEKWSNVIAENEAKLLAYLNNILRCPYLAEDALQDTFIRLSGMSACQNCQVKNSKSFCYQVARNIAIDMLRKQSRESLVDMESVHGEHFDDEESNIETRFIDAQLSEKVNHTIAKLSKRHQNVVSFYRDGRLKQKEIAQMYSISPTLVNFLIKEAIQSCKTELGTAQLTH, from the coding sequence GTGCCGCAGTCGTGTGAAAAGTGGTCAAATGTCATTGCAGAAAATGAAGCCAAGCTACTTGCTTATTTGAATAACATTCTGCGTTGCCCCTATCTCGCTGAGGATGCGTTACAAGATACCTTTATTCGTTTGTCTGGTATGTCTGCCTGTCAGAACTGTCAGGTTAAAAATTCGAAGAGTTTTTGCTATCAGGTTGCCCGCAATATTGCCATCGACATGTTGCGCAAACAAAGTCGGGAAAGCCTGGTCGATATGGAATCTGTACATGGTGAGCACTTTGATGACGAAGAATCTAATATTGAAACCCGCTTCATTGACGCACAGCTCTCAGAAAAAGTGAATCACACCATAGCTAAGCTGTCTAAACGCCATCAGAACGTCGTGAGTTTTTATCGTGACGGGCGATTAAAGCAAAAAGAAATTGCGCAGATGTACAGTATCTCACCTACGCTGGTCAACTTCCTGATCAAAGAAGCCATTCAGTCTTGTAAGACCGAGTTAGGCACCGCACAGCTCACTCACTGA
- a CDS encoding TerB family tellurite resistance protein — protein sequence MFAQLRKFINNLAQQPESQQAPDFTTALAALMVEIMRADGETHADECHMIARLLTQHSGISTQASELIRDQAISMVDEAIDLHRFVRVVNAHTGELERIEVIELLWLVAYADGSLDPHEEHMVRKIAGLLYVAHADFISAKLTAREQLGLTDQ from the coding sequence GCTCAACAGCCTGAATCTCAACAGGCACCTGACTTCACAACAGCACTGGCTGCACTGATGGTGGAGATTATGCGCGCCGATGGTGAAACCCACGCGGATGAATGCCATATGATTGCCCGGCTGCTGACTCAGCATAGTGGTATTTCAACACAGGCCAGTGAGCTCATTCGCGATCAGGCCATCTCTATGGTGGATGAGGCGATTGATTTGCACCGGTTTGTGCGTGTTGTGAACGCACATACCGGGGAGCTTGAGCGCATAGAAGTGATTGAATTACTGTGGTTAGTGGCCTATGCCGACGGTAGCTTAGATCCTCACGAGGAACATATGGTCAGAAAAATCGCGGGCTTGCTGTACGTGGCACATGCTGACTTTATTTCAGCCAAACTCACCGCCCGTGAGCAGCTCGGGCTCACCGATCAGTGA